A region from the Aegilops tauschii subsp. strangulata cultivar AL8/78 chromosome 5, Aet v6.0, whole genome shotgun sequence genome encodes:
- the LOC109782216 gene encoding vacuolar-sorting receptor 1 produces the protein MRLRSAPPAMPRLLLVLAVLLCGFCCCCEGRFVVEKNSLKVTAPDSLKGSYECAIGNFGVPQYGGTMVGVVAYPKSNRKACKSFDDFDISYKAKPGSLPTFLLVDRGDCFFTKKAWNAQNAGVAAILVADDKDEPLITMDTPEESGRADYLENITIPSALITKSFGDRLRKAVDGGHMVNVNLDWRESLPHPDERVEYEFWTNSNDECGPKCDSQIDFVKSFKGPAQILEKKGYTQFTPHYITWYCPEAFTLSKQCKSQCINHGRYCAPDPEQDFSKGYDGKDVVVQNLRQVCVYKVAKENKKPWLWWDYVTDFAIRCPMKEKKYTKECADGVIKSLGLDHKAIDKCIGDPNADEENHVLKAEQDAQIGKGARGDVTILPTLVINNRQYRGKLDKGAVLKALCAGFQETTEPAVCLSEDIQTNECLENNGGCWHDKAANISACKDTFRGRVCECPVVKGVKFVGDGYTHCEASGSGRCEINNGGCWKETRNGRTHSACTDGGCKCPDGFKGDGVHKCEDVDECKERTACQCKECKCNNTWGSYECGCGGGFLYMKEHDTCISKDAGARVGWNFLWFLLFGLAAVGIAGYAVYKYRIRSYMDSEIRAIMAQYMPLDNQGEIPNHSHHIEM, from the exons ATGAGGCTCCGATCCGCGCCGCCGGCGATGCCGCGGCTGCTGCTGGTGCTGGCCGTGCTCCTGTGcggcttctgctgctgctgcgaGGGGAGATTCGTCGTGGAGAAGAACAGCCTCAAGGTCACGGCGCCGGATTCTCTTAAGGGCAGCTACGAGTGCGCCATTGGCAACTTCGGCGTGCCGCAGTACGGGGGCACCATGGTCGGCGTCGTCGCCTACCCTAAGTCCAACCGGAAGGCCTGCAAGAGCTTTGACGACTTCGACATCTCCTACAAGGCCAAGCCCGGGTCCTTGCCCACCTTCTTGCTAGTCGACCGAGGAG ATTGCTTCTTCACAAAGAAGGCATGGAATGCTCAGAACGCAGGAGTGGCGGCTATTCTTGTTGCCGATGACAAGGATGAGCCTCTAATTACAATGGATACGCCTGAAGAGAGCGGAAGGGCTGATTATTTAGAGAACATCACCATACCATCAGCGCTGATAACAAAAAGCTTCGGGGACAGACTCAGGAAAGCAGTCGATGGCGGTCACATGGTTAATGTGAATTTAGATTGGAGGGAGTCCCTGCCTCACCCTGATGAGCGTGTTGAATACGAGTTCTGGACCAACAGTAACGATGAATGTGGTCCCAAATGCGACAGCCAGATTGATTTCGTTAAGAGCTTTAAAGGGCCAGCACAGATACTTGAGAAAAAGGGGTACACACAGTTCACTCCTCATTACATTACCTGGTATTGCCCGGAGGCCTTCACACTAAGCAAGCAGTGCAAGTCCCAGTGTATCAACCATGGGAGGTACTGCGCACCTGACCCAGAACAGGATTTCAGCAAAGGATATGATGGGAAAGATGTGGTGGTTCAAAATTTGCGACAAGTCTGTGTTTATAAAGTTGCGAAGGAGAATAAGAAGCCTTGGTTATGGTGGGACTACGTGACCGATTTTGCAATCCGCTGCCCAATGAAGGAGAAGAAGTATACCAAGGAATGTGCTGATGGAGTTATCAAGTCACTTG GACTTGATCACAAAGCAATAGATAAGTGTATTGGTGATCCAAATGCTGATGAAGAAAATCATGTGCTGAAAGCTGAACAGGATGCTCAG ATTGGCAAAGGCGCTCGTGGCGATGTCACTATATTACCAACACTGGTCATCAATAATAGACAATACAGAG ggaaacttgACAAAGGGGCAGTTCTTAAAGCACTTTGTGCAGGTTTCCAAGAAACTACTGAGCCTGCCGTTTGCTTGAGTGAAG ATATACAAACAAACGAGTGCTTGGAGAACAATGGTGGCTGTTGGCATGATAAGGCTGCTAACATATCTGCATGCAAG GATACTTTCCGTGGTAGAGTTTGCGAATGCCCGGTTGTGAAAGGGGTAAAATTTGTTGGTGATGGCTACACTCACTGTGAAG CTTCAGGATCTGGTCGCTGTGAGATTAACAATGGTGGATGTTGGAAAGAGACCAGGAATGGCCGGACACACTCTGCCTGCACT GATGGTGGCTGTAAATGTCCAGATGGGTTCAAAGGTGATGGTGTTCACAAATGTGAAG ATgttgatgagtgcaaggaaaggACTGCATGCCAGTGCAAGGAATGCAAATGCAATAACACGTGGGGAAGCTACGAGTGTGGGTGCGGTGGTGGCTTTCTGTACATGAAGGAGCATGATACGTGCATAA GCAAAGATGCAGGAGCACGGGTAGGCTGGAATTTCCTATGGTTTCTATTGTTTGGCCTGGCAGCAGTAGGAATCGCAGGATACGCAGTGTACAAGTACAGGATCCGG AGCTACATGGATTCAGAGATCCGCGCTATCATGGCGCAGTACATGCCCCTGGACAACCAAGGAGAGATCCCCAACCATTCTCACCATATTGAGATGTGA
- the LOC109782217 gene encoding chalcone isomerase-like protein 2 translates to MGSEQEKKAAATVEVEGIPFPREIAAAKTLSLVGHGVTDIEIHFLQIKFNAIGVYLDVDGAMEHLQGWKGKSQLMEDEAFFDALVSAPVEKVLRVVVIKEIKGSQYGVQLESSVRDRLVAADKYEDDEEEALEKVSDFFQSKYFRPGSVVTFHFPATATAAPEISFVTEGKEEAKVAVENAAVAEMIQRWYLGGDSAVSQTTVRSIADSFAAMLSSP, encoded by the exons A TGGGATCGGAGCAGGAGAAGAAGGCCGCCGCCACGGTGGAAGTGGAAGGCATCCCGTTCCCGCGGGAAATCGCCGCCGCCAAGACGCTCTCGCTCGTCGGCCATG GCGTCACGGACATTGAGATCCACTTCCTTCAGATCAAGTTCAACGCCATCGGGGTCTACCTCGACGTCGACGGCGCCATGGAGCATCTGCAGGGCTGGAAGGGGAAGAGCCAGCTGATGGAGGACGAGGCTTTCTTCGACGCACTGGTCTCCG CTCCGGTGGAGAAGGTGCTGAGGGTGGTGGTGATCAAGGAGATCAAGGGGTCGCAGTACGGCGTGCAGCTCGAGAGCTCCGTCAGGgaccgcctcgtggcggcggacaaatacgaggacgacgaggaggaggcgctcGAGAAGGTCTCGGACTTCTTCCAGTCCAAGTACTTCAGGCCCGGCTCCGTCGTCACCTTCCACTTCCCGGCCACGGCCACCGCCGCGCCAGAGATATCGTTCGTGACAGAAGGCAAGGAGGAGGCCAAGGTGGCGGTGGAGAACGCGGCCGTGGCGGAGATGATCCAAAGGTGGTACCTCGGCGGCGATTCGGCGGTGTCGCAGACCACCGTCAGGAGCATCGCTGATAGTTTCGCGGCAATGCTCTCCTCACCATGA